The following proteins are encoded in a genomic region of Hirundo rustica isolate bHirRus1 chromosome 3, bHirRus1.pri.v3, whole genome shotgun sequence:
- the LOC120749750 gene encoding acrosin-like — MNWLGLLVLLTVAGLAHSIQYPCGGSCGLQAVPSLYHPMTNYHSNDAYGTKRVVGGRDAKPGAWPWIVSIQHPWVPGLRHLCGGSLISAQWVLTAAHCFDEVTKISMVYVVLGATQLTQPGPGAQMRRVKQVVIHQYYNPDDWSYDIALLQLDHPVQCSLYIQLACVPDATLTVSELQNCWIAGWGATTARAQDSSDHLQEAKVQLIDVQLCNSSLWYSGKIHIHNLCAGYPQGLIDSCQGDSGGPLMCQEKNADYWWVIGMTSWGRGCARAKLPGVYTSTQHFHDWILFQLSLRLEESSSPTSRACSHFLTPSQTLQLTYLK, encoded by the exons ATGAATTGGCTCGGCCTCCTCGTCCTGCTGACCGTGGCTGGGCTGGCCCACAGCATACAGTACCCATGTGG AGGTTCCTGCGGGCTCCAGGCTGTGCCATCTCTCTACCACCCCATGACTAATTACCACAGCAACGACGCTTATGGCACGAAACGTGTTGTTGGTGGCAGAGATGCCAAGCCAGGAGCCTGGCCCTGGATCGTCAGCATCCAGCATCCCTGGGTACCAGGCCTGAGGCATCTGTGTGGAGGGTCTCTCATCAGTGCGCAATGGGTCCTCACAGCGGCCCACTGCTTCGACGAGGTCAC GAAAATCAGCATGGTGTACGTGGTGCTTGGGGCCACTCAGTTGACTCAGCCAGGCCCTGGGGCACAAATGCGTCGTGTCAAGCAGGTGGTGATACACCAGTACTACAATCCTGATGACTGGAGCTATGATATTGCCCTGCTGCAATTGGACCATCCTGTCCAGTGCAGCCTCTACATCCAGCTGGCCTGTGTGCCTGACGCCACACTGACAGTGTCGGAGCTTCAGAACTGCTGGATCGCTGGCTGGGGTGCCACCACTGCAAGAG CTCAAGATTCAAGTGATCACCTGCAGGAGGCCAAGGTCCAGCTCATTGATGTCCAGCTCTGCAACAGCAGCCTCTGGTACTCAGGGAAAATCCACATCCACAATTTGTGTGCTGGTTACCCACAGGGCCTCATCGACTCCTGCCAG GGTGACAGCGGTGGTCCTCTCATGTGCCAAGAGAAAAACGCTGACTACTGGTGGGTCATTGGAATGACCAGCTGGGGAAGAGGCTGTGCCAGAGCAAAGCTGCCTGGAGTCTACACCTCCACTCAACACTTTCATGACTGGATCCTCTTCCAGTTGAGCCTGAGACTTGAAGAAAGTTCCTCTCCAACATCACGGGCATGTAGTCATTTTTTGACCCCTTC GCAGACACTGCAGTTGACATACTTGAAGTAA